One genomic region from Daphnia magna isolate NIES linkage group LG10, ASM2063170v1.1, whole genome shotgun sequence encodes:
- the LOC116932286 gene encoding all trans-polyprenyl-diphosphate synthase PDSS2 — MVSRSCLIRWKTRHLGSSIHPAVSFSRSLFASSQVYQTSWVQAVSNAEKVVGFPTSFLSLRSVANDEISNIAVYLKKLIGTGHPLITTAKNLVYSNDKTHQTRGLLVLLMSKAAKRESGQDILPEQRTLAEITELVHTAHLIHTGVINLNTPNANLEMGNKMAVLCGDFFLAHSCVQLATLQNLKVVELIAQAISDYSTAEFIDIIASENDSALDRWSQQMTLRYGSLIAHACQSTLILGNNVELIESGKSFGLEIALAWQANIEIQSFKSNANRADHVLSKLFPETPFVDVVANFQAVRDRHVNAALKILTAFPQNDASLALGNIARALKY, encoded by the exons ATGGTATCCAGAAGTTGTTTGATTCGCTGGAAAACACGTCATCTGGGTTCCAGTATTCACCCTGCAGTTAGCTTTTCCAGAAGTTTATTTGCAAGTTCCCAAGTTTATCAAACAAGTTGGGTACAAGCCGTTTCAAATGCAGAAAAAGTAGTGGGCTTTCCTACATCCTTCCTAAGTCTGCGAAGCGTTGCAAACGATGAAATATCTAATATTGCCGTATACTTAAAAAAGCTTATTGGGACCGGACATCCACTTATTACTACTGCCAA AAACTTGGTGTATTCCAATGATAAGACCCATCAAACCAGGGGTTTGTTGGTTTTGCTTATGTCAAAGGCAGCAAAAAGGGAGTCAGGTCAAGATATTTTGCCTGAACAAAGAACACTTGCAGAAATCACAGAATTGGTCCATACAGCTCACCTGATTCACACAGGAGTAATAAATCTTAATACACCCAATGCTAACTTAGAGATGGGTAACAAAATGGCAGTCTTATGTGGTGACTTCTTTCTAGCCCATTCTTGTGTGCAGTTAGCAACCCTACAAAATCTCAAG GTTGTAGAGCTGATTGCACAGGCAATATCGGACTACAGTACTGCTGAATTCATAGATATAATTGCAAGTGAAAATGACAGTGCACTGGACAGGTGGAGTCAGCAAATGACATTAAG ATATGGTTCTCTAATAGCCCATGCTTGCCAGTCTACACTTATTCTCGGAAATAACGTAGAACTCATCGAATCTGGAAAATCTTTTGGTCTGGAGATAGCCTTAGCTTGGCAG GCGAATATTGAAATCCAGAGCTTCAAAAGCAATGCAAACAGAGCTGATCACGTTCTGTCCAAGTTGTTTCCAGAAACTCCTTTTGTAGATGTTGTAGCAAACTTTCAAGCTGTACGTGATAGGCACGTTAATGCAGCATTGAAAATATTGACTGCATTTCCACAAAATGATGCCAGCCTTGCTCTGGGTAACATTGCAAGGGCGCTCAAGTACTAA
- the LOC116932289 gene encoding phospholipase A2 hemilipin: protein MICLLFLALLQAILAIAANLTTTDELLMFDGHPRSRRAVLVNSDPNEPCRIYGHSNPIQVIENLPDGPTLRTINQQEWLVVAAECQQRLLSLNQKPTGPSNQLDFIFPGTRWCGTGDVARNFEDLGPHVATDMCCRDHDFCQDTMKPGTCKYGLCNTSVFTKSHCDCDDRFRECLLNAANDPASIPVGFLYFDVGAISCYRQTPDCVNKVFREPIELTRRRKRQYQARQTNLQHGWCFVPPQPFKKSVTFRRSQPDGIFRHVISSMSDVTTRVKQVAGSSLSVHAGK from the exons ATGATATGCCTCCTGTTTTTGGCTCTTCTACAAGCAATTCTTGCAATTGCTGCAAACTTAACAACCACAGACGAACTCCTGATGTTCGATGGGCATCCTCGCAGTAGACGAGCTGTGCTTGTGAACAGTGATCCTAACGAACCTTGCCGAATCTATGGTCACAG TAACCCCATTCAGGTTATTGAAAATCTTCCGGATGGCCCAACTCTTCGAACGATCAATCAGCAAGAATGGTTGGTGGTCGCCGCTGAATGCCAACAACGATTGCTGTCTCTAAACCAGAAACCGACTGGACCCAGCAACCAGCTGGATTTCATTTTCCCAG GTACCAGGTGGTGCGGAACTGGAGACGTTGCCCGTAATTTTGAAGACCTAGGTCCACACGTCGCCACCGACATGTGCTGTCGCGATCACGATTTTTGTCAAGACACTATGAAACCGGGAACTTGCAAATATGGTTTATGTAACACTTCTGTCTTCACCAA ATCACACTGCGACTGCGACGACCGGTTTCGCGAATGCTTGCTCAATGCAGCGAATGACCCGGCCAGCATTCCTGTGGGTTTCCTCTACTTCGACGTAGGTGCTATTAGTTGCTATCGGCAAACCCCCGATTGCGTCAACAAAGTCTTCAG GGAACCCATCGAGCTAACTAGGCGACGGAAGCGGCAATATCAGGCAAGGCAGACAAATTTGCAACACGGTTGGTGCTTCGTTCCACCGCAGCCCTTTAAAAAATCGGTAACGTTCCGGCGGAGCCAGCCCGATGGGATCTTTCGGCATGTGATTTCCTCGATGAGCGATGTCACAACAAGGGTAAAGCAAGTCGCCGGATCTTCTTTATCGGTACATGCCGGCAAATAA
- the LOC123477093 gene encoding ADP-ribosylation factor-like protein 6-interacting protein 4: MDGAVADRSRSSKCSIDNQIRKKKKKKDKKTSRRKHSKSNSRKRHVSTSSESSSGSSCSSESSKEEKAKKRKKKNRKTKSKKEKTKEEASNSKTVVEKKPLTVPEHAVKLPIPDVGPHIDLNSSKVRAPMTKEEYEKQQNTLKRVVDPETGRKRLIRGSGEVVEEIVSRERHQAINRKATIADGNFFQAQANLKARSSYD, translated from the exons ATGGATGGTGCTGTAGCGGATAGATCTCGATCTTCCAAGTGTAGTATAGATAatcaaataagaaagaaaaaaaagaagaaagataagAAAACATCTCGAAGAAAGCATTCTAAATCGAACAGCCGTAAACGTCATGTCTCTACTTCTTCGGAATCTTCTAGTGGCTCGAGCTGTAGCTCAGAATCAAGCAAAGAAGAGaaagcaaagaaaaggaagaaaaagaatagaaaaaccaaatcaaagaaagaaaaaaccaaggAAGAAGCTAGTAATAGCAAAACTGTAGTTGAGAAAAAACCATTAACTGTTCCTGAGCATGCAGTTAAACTACCTATTCCAGATGTTGGACCACATATCGACTTAAATTCATCAAAAGTTAGAGCTCCAATGACTAAAGAAGAatatgaaaaacaacaaaacacgcTGAAAAGGGTAGTAGATCCTGAAACTGGGAGGAAAAG GCTGATCCGTGGTAGTGGTGAAGTGGTGGAAGAAATTGTCAGTAGAGAAAG GCATCAAGCTATTAACAGAAAAGCTACAATTGCAGATGGTAACTTTTTCCAGGCTCAGGCTAACTTGAAGGCTAGATCATCTTAtgactga
- the LOC116932292 gene encoding mitochondrial import inner membrane translocase subunit Tim23, whose product MDSRQNDFNSSVYSNRNLAPLSPYLNFDPSYLKSSQPEFIFPEGASRHRGRFELAFSTIGGMCMIGGAVGGVSGLVQGIKDTSAAGHTGKLRRTQLINYIMKQGAGSANTLGVVAVMYSAFGVGLSWLRDTEDEINTLAAASATGLLYKSTSGLKSCLKGGASGLALALVYCAFTSREKITNWTSS is encoded by the exons atggattcAAGACAGAATGATTTTAATTCATCAG TGTATTCCAACAGAAACTTGGCTCCACTTTCTCCATATCTGAATTTCGACCCATCGTACTTGAAGAGCAGCCAACCGGAATTTATCTTCCCTGAAGGAGCTAGTCGACATAGAGGACGTTTTGAATTAGCATTTTCTACTATTGGTGGAATGTGTATGATTGGAGGAGCTGTTGGAGGTGTCTCGGGGCTTGTACAAGGAATTAAAGACACTTCTGCTGCAGGTCACACAGGAAAGCTTCGCAGGACCCA attaaTTAATTATATAATGAAGCAGGGAGCTGGTTCAGCCAATACTCTTGGGGTTGTTGCTGTTATGTACAGTGCATTTGGAGTGGGCCTCTCTTGGTTAAGAGATACAGAAGATGAAATTAATACATTAGCTGCTGCCTCAGCTACTGGTTTATTATACAAGTCAACTTCAGGCCTAAAAAGCTGTTTGAAAGGTGGAGCAAGTGGTCTAGCTCTTGCTTTGGTGTATTGTGCATTCACATCCAGAGAAAAAATCACCAACTGGACTAGCAGTTAA
- the LOC116931636 gene encoding ADP-ribosylation factor-like protein 6-interacting protein 4 yields the protein MDKLSGNLLAEKALVSKSGRESKPKNKKVKKSKKSSKDKTQKKSNSKKKKRKRQASSSSNSSDSSAISSSSSESSEDEKAKKRKKKSKKNKAKKQKAKLEASQLKVIIEKTPVIIATQVVKIMIPEADVGPHIDLKSSKIRAPMTKEEYEKQQSTLKWITDPETGTKRLIRGSGEIVEEMISKERPQMMKPTPSTLFAADGNFFQPQSNMKARSNYD from the exons ATGGACAAATTAAGTGGAAATTTGTTAGCTGAAAAAGCTCTAGTTTCGAAATCCGGTAGGGAAAGTAAACCTAAGAataagaaagtaaaaaaaagtaaaaaatcttcaaaagataaaacacaaaaaaaaagtaattctaagaagaaaaaacgtaAACGTCAGGCTTCAAGCTCTTCCAATTCATCCGATTCTTCTGCTATATCTAGTAGCAGTTCAGAATCAAGTGAAGATGAAAAAGCaaagaaacggaagaaaaaaagtaagaagaataaagcaaaaaaacagaaagccAAGTTAGAAGCTAGCCAATTGAAAGTCATTATTGAGAAAACACCAGTGATCATAGCTACCCAAGTAGTTAAAATAATGATTCCAGAGGCAGATGTTGGGCCACACATTGACTTAAAATCGTCAAAGATTAGAGCTCCAATGACAAAAGAAGAatatgaaaaacaacaaagcacATTAAAATGGATAACAGATCCAGAAACTGGAACAAAaag GCTTATTCGTGGCAGTGGAGAGATTGTTGAAGAAATGATAAGCAAAGAGAG GCCACAAATGATGAAACCAACCCCTAGTACACTGTTTGCTGCAGATGGTAACTTTTTCCAGCCTCAGAGTAATATGAAAGCAAGATCAAACTATGATTGA
- the LOC116932288 gene encoding R3H domain-containing protein 4 — MGVIKRSKFLHVSPLETGPILPESDSLPELAPLENPTPAEALTQQTRHQLPPVRVSRPTLCFPKTLVGKSRSSRKSESGQDKIPKGQKKQRRYENNKFLLNLAESDEDKRAEPGFTEPHSVFTILLQEPEKMGAWNSFLSLSEDDQLAIIANNEIFAYFNNEPVLDQVPLAAVEKIVSYRERRRNMTAEEAFCTLCPKLKSIFTKRHFPMGMLAQLENEVLDFFMDAPQGTCVIERQCSFDRLILHAITQFNFLCSQSFTSEKNRRMTHIRNICPDFIPPPVSLSEYIRKKRC; from the exons ATGGGTGTAATTAAACGCTCAAAGTTCCTTCACGTATCGCCTTTAGAGACTGGACCAAT TTTACCTGAAAGTGATTCTCTGCCAGAGTTGGCACCGCTAGAGAACCCCACTCCTGCTGAAGCGCTAACCCAACAAACTCGACATCAGCTTCCCCCAGTTAGGGTTTCCAGACCAACATTGTGTTTTCCTAAAACTTTGGTGGGGAAAAGTCGTTCCAGCCGCAAATCAGAGAGTGGACAAGACAAAATTCCAAAAGGGCAAAAAAAGCAAAGACGTTACGAAAACA ATAAATTCTTGCTCAACTTGGCTGAGTCGGATGAAGACAAAAGGGCTGAACCAGGGTTTACTGAACCTCACTCAGTATTTACCATTTTACTGCAGGAGCCTGAGAAAATGGGGGCCTGGAATTCTTTTTTGAGTCTTAGTGAAGATGATCAGTTGGCAATTATTGCCAATAATGAAATATTTGCGTATTTCAACAACGAGCCGGTCCTGGATCAGGTGCCTTTGGCCGCCGTCGAAAAGATTGTTAGCTATCGTGAAAGACGTAGAAACATGACTGCTGAAGAGGCGTTCTGCACCTTGTGTCCTAAACTGAAATCTATTTTCACCAAACGCCATTTCCCTATG GGAATGCTAGCACAATTGGAGAATGAAGTTCTTGATTTTTTCATGGACGCTCCTCAAGGAACATGCGTTATCGAAAGGCAATGCAGTTTTGATCGACTCATCCTCCACGCTATTACGCAGTTCAACTTCCTCTGTTCGCAAA GTTTTACATCTGAAAAAAATCGTCGAATGACACATATTCGGAATATTTGTCCGGATTTCATCCCACCTCCCGTTTCCCTATCCGAGTACATCCGAAAGAAGCGCTGCTAG
- the LOC116932285 gene encoding extensin, with protein MWKGNHKWHVVMLVQLLLFLHGVEMQQQQQPKPKLQQQRPSEPERKPQVYWATSMDNNRRFQQPNEWDVVVQHNSVDRQWPAPAQAPNPLPAPTSITPTTITPPPAPVYGPPPAPVYAPPPAPVYAPPPAPVYAPPPAPVYAPPPAPVYAPTPSPYQPYMPPDHPAYPEPAPAVYHEPAPPSYHEPAPPSYHEPAPPSYHEPAPPSYPEPAPPSYHEPAPPAYNSAPAPAYDSPAPSYGPAPSPPGQYYYYAPVKESKEKGPSIKDMLEKDKEALFALLPDNKKHLTNEQKIWLSVLTPLIVIALVIPLAAILFSGFTITTNGRKFGELNITDMKKSILDIAEGYGSVLETEECMQRIICDLGSYAKSIPGKSYVLTFLSALVPDTMKNNMAIFQKAATYGADKAQCNSFKCSAWKY; from the exons ATGTGGAAGGGTAATCACAAATGGCACGTAGTGATGTTGGTGCAACTCCTGTTGTTTCTCCACGGAGTCGAGatgcagcagcaacagcaacccaAACCGAAATTGCAACAGCAACGACCAAGCGAACCTGAACGGAAACCTCAGGTCTATTGGGCCACGAGTATGGACAACAACAGACGATTCCAGCAGCCTAACGAGTGGGATGTAGTTGTTCAACACAATAGCGTTGATCGGCAATGGCCAGCTCCAGCCCAAGCTCCTAATCCCCTGCCTGCTCCCACTTCAATTACACCTACAACAATTACTCCACCGCCTGCGCCAGTATACGGACCTCCACCAGCGCCAGTTTACGCACCTCCGCCTGCGCCAGTTTACGCACCTCCACCTGCGCCAGTTTACGCACCTCCACCAGCCCCAGTTTACGCACCTCCGCCAGCGCCAGTATACGCTCCTACGCCATCACCTTACCAACCTTACATGCCTCCCGATCATCCAGCCTACCCTGAACCAGCTCCTGCGGTGTATCATGAACCAGCTCCTCCATCGTATCATGAACCAGCTCCTCCATCGTATCATGAACCAGCTCCTCCGTCATATCATGAACCAGCTCCTCCGTCATATCCTGAACCAGCTCCTCCGTCATATCATGAACCAGCTCCTCCAGCCTACAACTCTGCCCCAGCTCCAGCCTACGATTCACCAGCTCCTTCTTATGGTCCTGCTCCAAGTCCACCAGGACAGTATTACTACTATGCCCCAGTCAAGgagagcaaagaaaaaggaccGTCTATTAAAGATATGCTTGAAAAGGATAAAGAAGCACTGTTTGCTTTGCTGCCTGATAATAAGAAGCATCTAACCAACGAACAAAAAATTTGGCTATCGGTACTTACTCCACTAATTGTGATTGCTCTGGTCATCCCGTTGGCAGCAATTCTCTTCTCgg GATTCACCATCACAACTAATGGACGCAAGTTTGGTGAATTGAATATAACCGATATGAAGAAGAGTATTTTAGATATTGCGGAAGGGTATGGATCTGTCCTGGAAACAGAAGAATGCATGCAGCGTATCATCTGCGATCTTGGATCCTACGCAAAATCGATTCCAGGAAAATCTTATGTCTTGAC GTTCTTGTCGGCGCTTGTGCCAGATACGATGAAGAACAATATGGCCATTTTCCAAAAAGCAGCTACTTACGGCGCTGACAAAGCGCAATGTAACAGTTTCAAATGTTCAGCGTGGAAGTACTAA
- the LOC116932290 gene encoding phospholipase A2 encodes MKLIVVLSLLKITFATTSNWTNFNELLIFDGNPCGRRAVLVSGDPNEPCHIYGQNNHIQFIENLPDRPTIRMINQQEWSAVLDECQKQLLAANPTSNPVDIHFIYPGTKWCGPGNVANAFDDLGTHVATDTCCRDHDNCGDKMNPGACKNGLCNNSIFTKSNCQCDEQLRHCLLNSNDEASFPVGLIYFNVAAITCYQQTPDCLNKDFRQRQRKHFRNSDENADPESGWCFIRPLPFRKSKNEFRSL; translated from the exons ATGAAGCTTATAGTGGTCTTATCGCTTTTAAAAATCACTTTTGCAACTACTTCAAACTGGACAAATTTCAATGAGCTCTTGATTTTTGACGGAAATCCTTGTGGCAGACGGGCTGTGCTGGTCAGTGGCGATCCTAACGAACCATGTCACATCTACGGTCAAAA CAACCACATTCAATTTATCGAAAACCTTCCGGATCGGCCAACTATCCGTATGATTAATCAACAGGAATGGTCGGCAGTACTCGACGAATGCCAAAAGCAACTTCTGGCTGCTAATCCAACATCGAATCCTGTTGACATACATTTCATCTATCCAG GCACAAAATGGTGTGGGCCAGGAAATGTTGCCAATGCTTTCGACGATCTAGGGACTCATGTAGCTACTGACACGTGCTGTCGTGATCACGACAACTGTGGCGACAAAATGAACCCCGGAGCTTGTAAAAATGGGTTGTGCAACAACTCGATCTTCACCAA ATCCAACTGCCAATGCGATGAACAACTACGTCATTGCTTGCTGAACTCGAATGACGAAGCAAGTTTTCCGGTGGGCTTAATTTATTTCAACGTTGCGGCCATCACCTGCTACCAGCAAACTCCTGATTGTCTAAATAAAGATTTTAG GCAGCGACAACGCAAACATTTTAGAAACTCGGATGAAAATGCGGACCCCGAAAGTGGGTGGTGCTTCATCCGGCCTCTGCCATTCAGAAAATCGAAGAACGAGTTTCGCTCCCTTTGA
- the LOC116932287 gene encoding vesicular integral-membrane protein VIP36 has translation MDSSYLLLLFLCMVKCEWNTNDYLKREHSLMKPYTGSGLSMPFWDFLGSTVVTSNYIRLTSDLQSKSGAIWNIVPCKSKNWELQVQFKVHGHGKDLFGDGLALWYARDRMVKGPVFGSKDYFYGLAIILDTYSNHNGPHNHAHPYISAMVNNGTLYYDHDRDGTHTQLAGCEARFRNVEYDTYLAIRYENDKLTVSTDIDNKSGWKPCFTVDGVRLPTGYYFGMSATTGDLSDNHDIISVKLYELDDTSTDSVAEDRSNIQPAAQSFEPPREHVDDPKPTSMGGVKLFLLMLVGVLGVFACIVVGIILYQRQQEKSRKRFY, from the exons ATGGATTCTTCGTATCTCCTGTTACTGTTTTTATGTATGGTAAAATGCGAATGGAATACTAATGACTACCTGAAGAGAGAACATTCGCTTATGAAACCTTATACAG GGTCAGGGCTCTCCATGCCATTCTGGGATTTTCTAGGCAGCACCGTGGTTACTTCAAACTATATCAGATTAACATCTGATCTGCAGAGTAAAAGCGGTGCAATTTGGAATATAGTG CCCTGTAAATCTAAGAACTGGGAACTTCAAGTTCAGTTTAAAGTACATGGGCATGGAAAAGATCTCTTTGGAGATGGATTGGCATTGTGGTATGCACGTGATAGAATGGTTAAAGGTCCTGTTTTTGGATCAAAGGATTATTTTTATGGACTTGCCATAATTTTGGATACATATAGCAATCACAACGGCCCCCACAAT CATGCACATCCATACATTTCTGCTATGGTAAATAATGGAACCCTCTATTATGACCATGACCGGGATGGGACACATACTCAGTTGGCTGGTTGTGAAGCAAGATTTAGAAATGTGGAGTATGATACATATTTGGCAATCAGATATGAAAATGACAAGCTCACAG TTTCAACAGATATCGATAACAAATCCGGCTGGAAACCCTGTTTTACTGTCGATGGCGTCAGATTACCGACAGGATATTATTTTGGTATGTCAGCAACGACTGGTGATTTGTCTGATAACCACGACATTATTTCAGTGAAACTTTACGAGCTTGATGATACTTCGACTGATTCG GTTGCAGAAGATCGTTCAAATATTCAACCCGCTGCCCAATCATTTGAACCACCCAGAG AACACGTCGATGATCCTAAGCCGACTTCCATGGGAGGTGTTAAATTGTTCTTGCTAATGCTTGTAGGTGTTTTAGGAGTATTTGCATGCATAGTTGTGGGAATTATTTTGTACCAGAGACAGCAGGAAAAGTCAAGAAAGAGGTTTTACTAG